In Manis pentadactyla isolate mManPen7 chromosome 11, mManPen7.hap1, whole genome shotgun sequence, one DNA window encodes the following:
- the LOC118909880 gene encoding olfactory receptor 4K15-like, translated as MDQGNKSRVTEFILHSLSGSRELQLFYFAFFTLFYLSIVLGNLLIVLTVISEPVLHTPMYFLLSNLSFIDVCLSTFATPKMIVDFLLEHKTISFEGCMAQIFFLHVFAGGEMMLLVAMAYDRYVAICRPLHYAAIMSMCKCTGLVLGCWLIGVLHSVSQLAFTVNLPFCGPNTVDSFFCDLPLVIKLACTDTFTLEVLMFSDSGLMAMSSFIILLISYTVILVTVRRRSSAGMAKARATLTAHITVVTLFFAPCIFIYAWPFSNLPVDKVLSIFYTVFTPLLNPLIYTLRNKEVVSAMRKLRSRQIST; from the coding sequence ATGGACCAAGGAAATAAATCAAGAGTGACAGAATTTATACTGCACAGTCTTTCAGGTTCTCGAGAGCTACAACTtttctattttgcattttttacacTTTTCTATTTATCCATTGTGCTGGGGAATCTCCTCATTGTGCTCACTGTCATCTCTGAACCTGTActacacacacccatgtactttttgCTCAGTAACCTCTCCTTCATTGATGTGTGTCTATCTACCTTTGCCACCCCCAAAATGATTGTTGACTTCCTATTGGAGCACAAAACCATCTCTTTTGAGGGCTGCATGGCTCAGATATTTTTTCTGCATGTCTTTGCTGGTGGTGAAATGATGCTCCTTGTGGCCATGGCATATGATAGATACGTAGCCATATGCCGACCCCTGCACTACGCAGCCATCATGAGCATGTGCAAGTGCACAGGCCTTGTGCTTGGCTGCTGGCTCATCGGGGTTCTGCACTCAGTAAGTCAGCTGGCCTTCACAGTAAACCTTCCATTCTGTGGCCCCAATACAGTGGACAGTTTTTTCTGTGACCTGCCCCTGGTTATCAAACTCGCCTGCACTGATACCTTTACTCTTGAGGTACTGATGTTTTCAGACAGTGGCCTAATGGCCATGAGCTCCTTCATTATCCTGCTGATCTCCTATACAGTCATCCTGGTCACTGTGAGACGGCGCTCCTCAGCGGGCATGGCCAAGGCAAGGGCCACCCTGACTGCCCACATCACTGTGGTGACCCTCTTCTTTGCACCCTGCATCTTCATTTATGCCTGGCCTTTTAGCAACCTCCCAGTGGATAAGgttctttcaatattttatacTGTTTTCACCCCTCTCTTAAACCCCTTGATCTACACCTTACGAAATAAAGAGGTAGTGTCAGCCATGAGAAAACTAAGGAGTCGACAAATCAGTACCTGA
- the LOC118909882 gene encoding olfactory receptor 4K15-like, whose translation MDEGNYSRVAEFVLLGLSSSWELQHFFFVLFNFLYITIVLGNLLIVLTVISEPALHTPMYIMLSNLSVLDVFLATYATPKMIHDFPYEPKTIYFEGCMAQIFLLHVFAGGEMVRLVAMAYDRYVAICKPLHYGTIMNLCKCTGLVVGSWVVGVVHSLSQIAFTANLPFCGPNIVDSYYCDLTLVIKLACTDTYAPEVLMLLDSGLMGVTSFLLLLISYMVILLTVWRRSSAGMAKARSTLTAHITVVTLFFGPCIFIYAWPFSNFPVDKILSVFSTVFTQILNPIIYTLRNKGVKSAMYKLKKWYVSCRLLPQSMKKHGLAFSLQPPWF comes from the coding sequence ATGGACGAAGGAAATTATTCCAGGGTGGCTGAGTTTGTACTGCTGGGACTCTCCAGTTCTTGGGAGCTCCAGCATTTCTTCTTCGTGTTGTTTAACTTCTTGTACATCACCATTGTTCTGGGAAATCTCCTCATTGTTCTCACCGTGATTTCTGAACCTGCCttgcacacacccatgtacatCATGCTTAGTAACCTTTCTGTTCTTGATGTGTTTCTAGCTACTTATGCAACCCCCAAGATGATCCATGATTTCCCTTATGAACCCAAGACCATCTACTTTGAGGGCTGCATGGCCCAGATATTCTTGCTTCATGTCTTTGCCGGTGGTGAGATGGTGCGTCTTGTAGCCATGGCATATGACAGGTATGTAGCCATATGCAAACCCCTTCATTATGGAACCATCATGAACTTGTGCAAGTGCACAGGCTTGGTGGTAGGCTCTTGGGTTGTTGGGGTCGTGCACTCCCTGAGCCAGATAGCTTTCACTGCAAACCTGCCCTTCTGTGGCCCAAACATAGTGGACAGTTATTATTGTGATCTTACCCTAGTCATCAAACTTGCCTGCACAGATACCTATGCCCCTGAAGTGTTGATGCTTTTGGATAGTGGTCTCATGGGGGTGACTTCATTCTTGCTCCTTCTGATCTCCTACATGGTCATCCTGCTCACTGTGTGGCGTCGTTCCTCAGCGGGCATGGCCAAGGCCCGCAGCACTCTGACTGCCCACATCACTGTGGTGACCCTTTTTTTTGGACCCTGTATCTTTATCTATGCCTGGCCTTTCAGCAACTTCCCAGTGGACAAAattctttctgtgttctctacagTTTTCACACAAATATTGAACCCCATTATCTACACACTGAGAAACAAAGGGGTGAAATCAGCAATGTATAAACTGAAGAAATGGTATGTGAGTTGCAGGCTGCTACCCCAGTCCATGAAGAAACATGGACTTGCCTTTTCCTTGCAGCCaccatggttttaa